One Poecilia reticulata strain Guanapo linkage group LG4, Guppy_female_1.0+MT, whole genome shotgun sequence genomic window carries:
- the cldn34a gene encoding claudin-34 has protein sequence MIYLAHTAHRQFLGLVFGFLAWLFIVTTTGINEWRLWYVDDVSVITSGVAWVGIWRACFYSHVLPEAEYCRGIGVSDSFVPAEIPSAQVLMMLAVITGLLGNVSAAVAVRFAYFSVEDRRNMRLSFMVAGTLYSVTAVLSLVPLVWNMASVLNNSTIDFPPEFNLPVAPVRQSVGAAIGMGMFASILMLISGVIFFCYRHSSQTADSLSGHWTVPTLPRKSELPKGDSQAMDNPGFYSEERL, from the coding sequence ATGATCTACCTGGCTCACACAGCACACCGCCAGTTCCTGGGTCTCGTGTTCGGCTTTCTGGCGTGGCTCTTCATCGTGACGACAACCGGCATCAACGAGTGGCGCCTCTGGTACGTGGACGACGTGTCCGTCATCACGTCAGGCGTGGCCTGGGTGGGGATCTGGAGGGCGTGCTTCTATAGCCACGTCCTCCCGGAGGCCGAGTACTGTCGCGGCATCGGCGTCTCGGACAGCTTCGTCCCTGCCGAGATCCCCTCGGCTCAGGTCCTGATGATGCTGGCGGTGATCACCGGCCTGCTGGGGAACGTCAGCGCGGCGGTGGCCGTGAGGTTCGCCTACTTCTCAGTGGAAGACCGCAGAAACATGAGGCTGAGCTTCATGGTGGCCGGGACTCTATATTCGGTCACGGCGGTGTTGTCCTTGGTGCCTCTGGTGTGGAACATGGCCTCCGTTCTGAACAACAGCACCATAGACTTTCCTCCGGAGTTCAACCTGCCCGTCGCTCCGGTCCGGCAGAGTGTGGGAGCGGCCATCGGAATGGGAATGTTTGCTTCCATCCTGATGCTCATAAGCGGAGTGATTTTCTTCTGCTACAGGCATTCATCGCAAACCGCGGACTCGCTCAGCGGCCACTGGACGGTACCGACACTGCCGAGAAAGTCTGAGCTGCCCAAGGGTGACAGTCAAGCGATGGATAATCCGGGGTTCTACAGTGAAGAAAGATTGTGA